The Candidatus Bealeia paramacronuclearis DNA segment ATGTCTTGGCACGCTTTTGGAGACTTCACGGTGCTAAAGTGAAGTTTTTGACAGGCACGGATGAACATGGACAAAAGATTGCTCAGGCCGCAGAAGCTTTAGGGAAAGACCCCAAAGTCCACGTAGATGAAATGGCGGAAGTCTTTCGGAGAATGACGAAAGATATTGGGGCGACCCCTGATGTTTTTATTCGCACGACAGAAGAGCGTCATTATAAGGCTGCGTCAGCGCTTTGGGGCCGCTTGATTGAAAGCGGAGATATTTATCTGGGATCTTATTCCGGATGGTATGCGGTTAGGGACGAGGCCTATTATGATGAATCCGAAATTGTGGACGGCAAAGCGCCCACGGGTGCCCCTGTGGAATTTATGGAGGAACCTTCTTATTTCTTTCGTCTTTCCAAATGGGAAAATGCGCTTTTAAAATACTATGAAGATTTTCCTCAAGCCATCGCACCTTTGAGTCGTCATAACGAAGTCATCAGTTTTATTAAGGGGGGATTGAAAGATCTCTCCATCTCACGCACGAATTTTACCTGGGGCGTGCCCGTTCCCGGAGACAAGGATCATGTGATGTACGTCTGGATGGACGCACTTACCAATTACATCACAGCGTTGGGATATCCAGATTCAGATACGGAAAACTTCAAAGATTTCTGGCCAGAAAGCATTCATCTCATGGGAAAAGACATCTTGAGATTTCATGCGATCTATTGGCCTGCTTTTTTGATGGCTGCAAAATTACAGCCGCCTAAACGCATTTTTGCCCATGGTTGGTGGACGGCAAATGGACAAAAAATGTCCAAGTCTTTAGGGAATGTGGTTGATCCTTTCAAGTTGATTGAGACCTATGGGTTAGATCAATTGCGCTATTTTCTCATGCGGGAAGTGC contains these protein-coding regions:
- the metG gene encoding methionine--tRNA ligase; protein product: MTTRYITTPIYYLNAAPHLGHVYTTVAGDVLARFWRLHGAKVKFLTGTDEHGQKIAQAAEALGKDPKVHVDEMAEVFRRMTKDIGATPDVFIRTTEERHYKAASALWGRLIESGDIYLGSYSGWYAVRDEAYYDESEIVDGKAPTGAPVEFMEEPSYFFRLSKWENALLKYYEDFPQAIAPLSRHNEVISFIKGGLKDLSISRTNFTWGVPVPGDKDHVMYVWMDALTNYITALGYPDSDTENFKDFWPESIHLMGKDILRFHAIYWPAFLMAAKLQPPKRIFAHGWWTANGQKMSKSLGNVVDPFKLIETYGLDQLRYFLMREVPFGQDGDFSNAAMISRINSNLANDLGNLVQRVLSFVAKNAGARIPTPGDFTDEDREMLAASAQLHDILIEDMNQQLLHKYCEHIGDVVVKANRYIDQQRPWSLKKTGRPEDEKHMETILYVLLETIRHVGIYYQPVMPETMGRLLDQLGQDLRTFEDLKTPLKSGITLPAPEPLFPRIETEAA